In Leisingera methylohalidivorans DSM 14336, a single genomic region encodes these proteins:
- a CDS encoding VOC family protein, which produces MAYTPKDFLVWGELPVSDLDAAVTFYSKVTGAALSIDTSGPNPIAMFKPADQETGVALHLYPGKPAGDGRGPTLHLTAAGALEDVMERVTDGGGKVVSETIEIPPGRFFYATDPDGNSLGFFKYNA; this is translated from the coding sequence ATGGCCTATACCCCCAAGGATTTCCTGGTCTGGGGCGAGCTGCCCGTCAGCGATCTGGACGCAGCAGTGACGTTTTATTCCAAGGTGACCGGTGCAGCATTGAGCATCGACACCAGCGGCCCGAACCCGATTGCAATGTTCAAGCCCGCGGATCAGGAAACAGGCGTTGCCCTGCACCTTTATCCCGGCAAACCGGCAGGCGACGGCCGCGGCCCGACGCTGCACCTGACGGCTGCGGGCGCTTTGGAAGACGTGATGGAGCGGGTCACGGACGGCGGCGGAAAGGTGGTTTCGGAAACTATAGAGATCCCGCCTGGACGGTTCTTTTATGCCACCGATCCGGATGGCAACTCGCTTGGCTTCTTCAAGTACAACGCATGA
- a CDS encoding NUDIX domain-containing protein, whose product MADLFFFGTLRHIPLLELVLGRSGAALKAQAAKLSGHGVYQVAGQPFPAIEARDGATADGVLVQDLSPADLDALNFYEGGFGYALKPVSVQLEDGSTAPAEVYFPETGLWQTAEPWDLAAWVRKWGALSLRAAEEVMSYHGRMTAEEVARCFPSVRRRAAAWLEAQARPGDGVHDLAKDVIVHSHKRAYLNFFAMEEMELQFRRFDGTMSPVMERSAAMAGHAAVLLPYDPLRDQVLLVEQFRAPPFIMGEAHPWMWEPVAGVIDPGESPGETAIREAQEEAGVTVQRLEPVAQVYPSSGALAEFIHVFIGISDLSDINGGGGVAGEGEDIRSRILSYDELMQGVDAQVYQDMPLVTAALWLSRHRERLRNAPS is encoded by the coding sequence GTGGCTGATCTCTTTTTCTTTGGCACGCTGCGCCATATCCCTTTGCTTGAACTGGTGCTGGGCCGCAGCGGCGCGGCGCTGAAGGCGCAGGCTGCCAAACTGTCCGGCCATGGCGTCTATCAGGTTGCCGGCCAGCCGTTTCCGGCGATTGAGGCGCGCGACGGTGCAACGGCTGACGGCGTTCTGGTGCAGGATCTGTCGCCTGCCGATCTGGATGCGCTCAATTTTTACGAGGGCGGCTTTGGCTATGCGCTGAAACCGGTTTCCGTGCAACTGGAGGACGGCAGCACCGCCCCGGCGGAGGTTTACTTTCCTGAAACTGGCCTGTGGCAAACGGCTGAGCCCTGGGATCTGGCAGCTTGGGTGCGGAAATGGGGCGCGCTGTCCCTGCGTGCAGCCGAAGAGGTGATGTCCTATCACGGCCGGATGACCGCCGAAGAGGTGGCCCGCTGCTTCCCCTCGGTCCGCCGCCGTGCTGCCGCCTGGCTGGAGGCACAGGCCCGCCCCGGTGACGGGGTGCATGACCTTGCCAAGGACGTGATCGTCCACAGCCACAAGCGCGCCTATCTGAACTTCTTCGCAATGGAGGAGATGGAACTGCAATTCCGCCGCTTCGACGGCACTATGAGCCCGGTGATGGAGCGTTCCGCCGCGATGGCCGGGCATGCGGCGGTGCTGCTGCCCTACGATCCGCTGCGCGATCAGGTGCTGCTGGTGGAGCAATTCCGCGCACCGCCCTTCATCATGGGCGAAGCGCACCCCTGGATGTGGGAGCCGGTCGCGGGTGTGATCGACCCTGGCGAGTCGCCCGGGGAAACCGCGATCCGCGAAGCGCAGGAGGAGGCAGGCGTCACAGTCCAGCGGCTTGAACCGGTGGCGCAGGTCTATCCCTCCAGCGGCGCTCTGGCGGAATTCATCCATGTTTTCATTGGTATATCAGACCTTTCTGACATCAATGGCGGCGGCGGTGTCGCCGGTGAGGGCGAGGATATCCGCAGCCGGATCCTCAGTTATGACGAACTGATGCAGGGGGTGGATGCGCAGGTCTATCAGGACATGCCGCTGGTTACTGCTGCGCTGTGGCTGTCACGCCACCGTGAGCGGCTGCGGAACGCACCGTCCTGA
- a CDS encoding aminotransferase class V-fold PLP-dependent enzyme — protein MTALDIDFVRAQFPAFAEPGLQDQAFFENAGGSYTCRQVIDRLTRFYTQRKVQPYAPYEASRLGGAEMDEARSRLAALMGVATEELSFGPSTTQNTYVLAQAFRGFMRPGEAIIVTNQDHEANTGPWRRLAEEGIEIREWQIDPQTGHLDIAQLETLLDENVRLVCFPHCSNVVGEINPVAEISAMAHAAGAFVCVDGVSYAPHGLPNVDHLGADIYLFSAYKTYGPHQGIMVIRKALGALLPNQAHYFNADTLYKRFTPAGPDHAQVAASAGMADYFEALAAHHGHLGSAAETGAFVHDLMRAHEATLLQPLLDAVKDRNDVRLLGPSTAETRAPTVAIALNRPAEPVAAALSEYGIMAGGGDFYAVRALSAMGVDPSEGVLRMSFTHYTSEAEVAKLIEALDRVLRSNT, from the coding sequence ATGACCGCATTGGATATCGATTTTGTCCGGGCACAGTTCCCGGCCTTTGCCGAACCCGGGCTTCAGGACCAGGCGTTTTTTGAAAACGCGGGCGGCTCCTACACGTGCCGTCAGGTGATCGACAGGCTGACCCGGTTCTATACCCAGCGCAAGGTGCAGCCCTATGCCCCTTACGAGGCCTCCCGCCTGGGCGGCGCCGAGATGGACGAGGCCCGCTCCCGCTTGGCCGCGCTGATGGGGGTGGCAACTGAGGAGCTGAGCTTTGGCCCCTCAACCACCCAGAACACTTATGTGCTGGCTCAGGCCTTCCGCGGGTTCATGAGACCCGGTGAAGCCATCATTGTCACCAACCAGGATCACGAGGCCAACACCGGCCCCTGGCGCCGTCTGGCGGAGGAGGGGATCGAGATCCGCGAATGGCAGATCGACCCGCAGACCGGCCATCTGGACATAGCGCAACTGGAAACCCTGCTGGACGAAAACGTCCGTCTGGTCTGCTTCCCGCATTGTTCCAACGTGGTGGGCGAGATCAACCCGGTCGCCGAGATCTCGGCCATGGCTCATGCCGCGGGTGCCTTTGTCTGCGTCGACGGCGTCTCTTATGCGCCGCACGGGCTGCCGAATGTGGATCACCTGGGCGCCGATATCTACCTGTTCTCCGCCTACAAGACCTATGGGCCCCATCAGGGCATCATGGTGATCCGCAAGGCGCTGGGCGCGCTGCTGCCGAACCAGGCGCATTACTTCAACGCGGACACGCTTTATAAGCGGTTCACCCCGGCAGGCCCCGACCACGCCCAGGTGGCGGCCTCGGCCGGCATGGCGGATTATTTCGAAGCATTGGCGGCCCATCACGGCCACTTAGGCAGCGCTGCCGAAACCGGCGCCTTTGTCCACGACCTGATGCGCGCGCATGAGGCAACGCTGCTGCAGCCGCTGCTGGATGCGGTAAAGGACCGCAACGATGTCCGCCTGCTGGGCCCCTCAACCGCAGAAACCCGCGCGCCTACTGTTGCCATAGCCTTGAACCGTCCGGCGGAACCGGTTGCCGCGGCATTGTCGGAATATGGCATCATGGCAGGCGGCGGCGATTTCTACGCTGTGCGCGCTCTTTCCGCCATGGGCGTTGATCCAAGCGAAGGCGTGCTGCGTATGAGCTTTACCCATTACACGTCCGAGGCAGAAGTGGCCAAGCTGATCGAGGCTCTGGACCGGGTGCTGAGGTCAAACACATAA
- a CDS encoding cysteine synthase A, whose translation MRIARDLADAIGHTPLIRLNRVSEETGCEILGKAEFMNPGQSVKDRAALYIIKDAIARGELKPGGTIVEGTAGNTGIGLALVGASMGFKTVIVIPETQSEEKKDMLRLAGAQLVQVPAAPYRNPNNYVRYSQRLAEKLAKTEPNGAIWANQFDNVANRQAHVETTGPEIWEQTGGKVDGFVCAVGSGGTLAGVAEALQPKGVKVALADPLGAALYSFYTTGELASEGSSITEGIGQGRITKNLEGFTPDFSYQVPDAEAVPYVFDLLHEEGLVLGGSSGINIAGAVRMAKDMGPGNTIVTVLCDYGTRYQSKLFNPDFLREKNLPVPEWMTHTPASIPGVFEDV comes from the coding sequence ATGCGCATTGCACGCGATCTGGCTGATGCCATCGGCCACACACCTCTTATCCGCCTGAACCGCGTCAGCGAAGAGACCGGCTGCGAGATCCTGGGCAAGGCGGAATTCATGAATCCGGGCCAGTCGGTCAAGGACCGTGCCGCGCTCTATATCATCAAGGATGCGATTGCCCGCGGCGAGCTGAAGCCTGGCGGCACCATTGTTGAAGGCACTGCCGGCAATACCGGTATCGGCCTGGCGCTGGTGGGGGCTTCAATGGGTTTCAAGACGGTGATTGTGATCCCGGAAACCCAGTCGGAAGAGAAGAAAGATATGCTGCGCCTGGCCGGCGCCCAGCTGGTCCAGGTGCCTGCGGCCCCTTACCGCAACCCCAACAACTATGTCCGCTATTCCCAGCGCCTGGCGGAAAAGCTGGCCAAGACGGAACCGAACGGCGCCATCTGGGCCAACCAGTTCGACAATGTGGCGAACCGCCAGGCCCATGTGGAAACCACCGGCCCGGAAATCTGGGAACAGACCGGCGGCAAGGTTGATGGCTTTGTCTGCGCGGTCGGCTCCGGCGGCACCCTGGCCGGGGTGGCGGAAGCGCTGCAGCCCAAGGGCGTCAAAGTCGCTCTGGCCGATCCGCTGGGGGCTGCGCTGTACTCCTTTTACACCACCGGTGAGCTGGCCTCCGAGGGCAGCTCCATCACCGAAGGCATCGGCCAGGGCCGGATCACCAAGAACCTGGAAGGCTTCACGCCTGACTTCAGCTACCAGGTTCCGGATGCTGAGGCGGTGCCTTATGTCTTTGATCTGCTGCACGAGGAAGGCCTGGTACTGGGCGGCTCCTCCGGCATCAACATCGCCGGGGCTGTGCGTATGGCCAAGGACATGGGGCCGGGCAACACCATTGTCACCGTTTTGTGCGACTATGGCACCCGCTACCAGTCCAAGCTGTTCAATCCGGATTTCCTGCGGGAGAAGAACCTGCCGGTGCCAGAGTGGATGACGCATACGCCCGCGTCGATTCCAGGCGTATTTGAGGACGTATGA
- a CDS encoding TrgA family protein, with protein MPTGARLTAAFCLALVAFIVSFLVMPQLPEGTDFGYFVHVNVALGLLSGWIFMGKRAGRGLVPAINNGLTGMAVMVLWALLIQGAWEMFRLAMRHRYGGPFEALSQIFVIALDYFFVIAVPTVLVPLAVGGVLAGLAAESASRRWR; from the coding sequence ATGCCCACCGGAGCCCGACTGACCGCCGCCTTTTGCCTGGCTTTGGTGGCGTTTATTGTGTCCTTCCTGGTTATGCCGCAGTTGCCCGAAGGTACGGATTTCGGCTATTTCGTGCATGTGAATGTCGCGCTGGGGCTGCTGAGCGGCTGGATCTTCATGGGCAAACGCGCGGGCCGGGGCCTGGTGCCCGCCATCAACAATGGCCTGACCGGCATGGCGGTCATGGTGCTGTGGGCGCTGCTCATCCAAGGCGCGTGGGAGATGTTCCGCCTGGCCATGCGCCACCGCTATGGCGGCCCGTTTGAGGCGCTGTCGCAGATCTTTGTGATTGCATTGGATTATTTCTTTGTTATCGCTGTGCCAACCGTGCTGGTGCCATTGGCTGTGGGCGGGGTTCTGGCTGGACTCGCGGCCGAGAGCGCCTCCCGCCGCTGGCGCTGA
- a CDS encoding cryptochrome/photolyase family protein, with amino-acid sequence MSTRPLAIWWIRRDLRLSDNPALTAALAGDGAVLPVYILDEQDAGLGAAPKFRLGLGLEHFVRELAKAGSRLILRRGKALDVLQQLAGGTGAGAVHWSRLYDPQAIARDTDIKQQLTAQGIKVHSHGGRLLFEPWTVETKAGGMYKVYTPFWKAVRGRSAGSLLRAPATLTAPEDWPVSEDLSAWNMGAAMRRGADIVARYCRVGEAAALNRLDEFLAGSVDAYKERRDYPGEDATSGLSENLAWGEISPHRMWHLGRAAMERGSQGAEHFLKEIAWREFAYHLMYHSPHILTASWRDEWQAFPWSQRITPQVQAWQRGQTGYGFIDAAMRELYVTGKMHNRARMIAASFLTKHLMTHWKIGMDWFADTLVDWDPASNAMGWQWVAGSGPDASPFFRVFNPSGQLEKFDPSGAYTDRWIAEGQAAPPQSALDFFDAAPLSWDLSPASPRVKPVISLKEGRDRALTAYQGAREDR; translated from the coding sequence ATGAGCACCCGTCCCCTGGCGATCTGGTGGATCAGGCGGGACCTTCGCCTGTCCGACAATCCGGCTCTGACAGCCGCCTTGGCCGGGGACGGCGCTGTCCTGCCCGTCTACATCCTCGACGAACAGGACGCGGGGCTGGGCGCTGCGCCCAAGTTCCGCCTTGGACTGGGGCTGGAGCATTTCGTTAGGGAACTGGCCAAGGCCGGTTCCCGCCTGATCCTGCGCAGAGGCAAGGCGCTGGATGTGCTGCAACAGCTGGCCGGCGGCACCGGGGCAGGGGCTGTCCACTGGTCCCGCCTGTATGATCCGCAGGCCATTGCCCGCGACACGGATATCAAACAGCAGCTCACGGCGCAGGGGATCAAGGTCCACTCCCACGGCGGGCGGTTGCTGTTCGAGCCCTGGACGGTCGAGACCAAGGCCGGCGGTATGTACAAGGTCTACACCCCGTTCTGGAAGGCGGTGCGGGGCCGCAGCGCCGGCAGCTTGCTGCGGGCACCCGCCACGCTGACAGCACCGGAAGACTGGCCTGTCAGCGAAGACCTCTCCGCCTGGAACATGGGCGCCGCCATGCGCCGCGGCGCGGATATCGTGGCCCGCTACTGCCGCGTCGGCGAAGCAGCCGCGTTAAACCGCCTGGACGAATTTCTTGCGGGCTCTGTGGACGCCTACAAGGAGCGCCGTGACTATCCGGGCGAGGATGCCACCTCCGGCCTTTCGGAAAATCTCGCCTGGGGGGAAATCAGCCCGCACCGCATGTGGCACCTGGGCCGTGCGGCGATGGAGCGCGGCAGCCAGGGCGCCGAACATTTCCTGAAGGAGATCGCCTGGCGTGAATTCGCTTATCATCTGATGTATCACTCGCCCCATATTCTGACGGCCAGCTGGCGCGACGAATGGCAAGCCTTCCCCTGGTCGCAGCGGATTACCCCGCAGGTACAGGCCTGGCAGCGCGGGCAGACAGGGTACGGTTTCATAGACGCAGCCATGCGGGAGCTGTATGTGACCGGCAAGATGCACAACCGTGCCCGTATGATCGCAGCAAGTTTCCTCACCAAACATCTGATGACGCATTGGAAGATCGGCATGGACTGGTTTGCGGACACGCTGGTCGACTGGGATCCGGCTTCAAACGCCATGGGCTGGCAATGGGTGGCTGGCTCCGGCCCCGATGCCTCACCGTTTTTCCGCGTCTTCAACCCCAGCGGCCAGTTGGAAAAGTTCGACCCTTCAGGCGCTTACACCGACCGCTGGATAGCCGAAGGCCAGGCCGCTCCTCCGCAATCCGCTTTGGATTTTTTCGATGCGGCTCCCTTGTCCTGGGACCTGTCGCCAGCCAGCCCCCGCGTGAAGCCGGTGATCAGCCTGAAAGAGGGCCGCGACCGCGCGCTCACCGCCTATCAGGGGGCGCGTGAAGACCGGTGA
- a CDS encoding SAM-dependent methyltransferase — MKHTSVEGQENLPRYFAAVFAKVKAMEVGQLDIHLPDGRIFSANGRNPGPAADLHIRNPDCFARLIREGDLGFADAYLEGWWSTSDLQAFMDLVHMGANTVYDGFPGQGLARAYERFRFWLHRNHRKQAQKNISYHYDLGNDFYGLWLDDTMTYSSALFCSGQDSLEAAQTAKYASMVDQMGVQPGDHVLEIGCGWGGFAEYAAGQRGLKVTGLTISKEQLNFARQRLEKAGLSDHVDFRLQDYRDCRGTFDGIASIEMFEAVGQKYWPAYFSTIHDRLKPGGKATLQIITVADRRWEIYRKGVDFIQKHIFPGGMLPSPQVLRGQVERAGLGVVRSIEFGDSYDQTLRRWHDTFNARWDQIAGLGFDDRFRKMWNFYLTSCAAAFKAGNCDVTQITVAHR; from the coding sequence ATGAAGCACACGTCCGTTGAGGGCCAGGAGAATCTGCCGCGCTACTTTGCTGCGGTGTTCGCCAAGGTTAAGGCCATGGAAGTCGGGCAGCTGGATATCCACCTGCCGGACGGGCGCATATTTTCCGCAAACGGGCGCAATCCCGGTCCCGCTGCCGACTTGCACATCCGCAATCCCGACTGTTTTGCCCGGCTGATCCGCGAAGGCGATCTTGGGTTCGCCGACGCTTACCTGGAAGGCTGGTGGAGCACATCGGACCTGCAGGCCTTCATGGATCTGGTGCATATGGGCGCCAATACCGTCTATGACGGCTTTCCCGGCCAGGGCCTGGCGCGCGCCTATGAACGCTTCCGCTTCTGGCTGCACCGCAATCACCGCAAGCAGGCGCAAAAGAACATCTCCTATCACTACGACCTGGGCAATGACTTCTACGGCCTGTGGCTGGATGACACGATGACCTATTCCAGCGCTCTGTTCTGCAGCGGCCAGGACAGCCTTGAGGCGGCGCAGACCGCAAAATACGCCTCGATGGTGGATCAGATGGGGGTGCAGCCCGGCGACCATGTGCTGGAGATCGGCTGCGGCTGGGGCGGTTTTGCCGAATATGCTGCCGGTCAGCGGGGGCTGAAAGTCACGGGCCTGACGATCAGTAAAGAGCAGCTGAACTTTGCCCGGCAACGCCTGGAAAAGGCAGGACTTTCCGATCATGTCGATTTCCGCCTGCAAGACTATCGCGATTGCCGCGGCACCTTTGACGGCATCGCTTCGATCGAGATGTTCGAGGCGGTGGGTCAGAAATACTGGCCCGCCTATTTCAGCACCATCCACGACCGGCTGAAACCCGGCGGCAAGGCCACACTGCAGATCATCACCGTCGCCGACAGGCGCTGGGAGATCTACCGCAAAGGCGTCGACTTCATCCAGAAACACATTTTCCCCGGCGGGATGCTGCCGTCACCGCAAGTCCTGCGCGGCCAGGTCGAACGGGCAGGGCTGGGGGTGGTGCGCTCGATTGAATTCGGCGACAGTTACGACCAGACCTTGCGGCGCTGGCACGACACGTTCAATGCCCGCTGGGATCAGATCGCGGGCCTGGGGTTTGATGACCGGTTCCGCAAAATGTGGAACTTTTACCTCACATCCTGCGCTGCGGCCTTTAAGGCTGGCAATTGCGACGTGACGCAGATTACAGTTGCTCATCGCTGA
- a CDS encoding alanyl-tRNA editing protein — protein sequence MPKSDLLFRKDAYARMSEATVLGHTEQGGLILDRTLFYATGGGQPGDSGQLLWGDGQCTIATTVKGEDGAVVLVPQEGGTLPAEGAKVTQVLDWDRRYGYMRIHTALHLLSVVIPLKVTGGSISADKGRLDFNMPEAPQDKQALQDRLQALIDRDLEVTEDWITDAELEANPQLVKTMSVSPPRGAGQVRLVRIGSGGTQIDLQPCGGTHVKRTGEIGRIRLGKVEKKGKQNRRVYLHLES from the coding sequence ATGCCGAAAAGTGACCTGCTGTTCCGCAAGGACGCCTATGCCCGGATGAGCGAAGCAACGGTGCTGGGCCATACGGAACAGGGCGGGCTGATCCTGGACCGCACCCTGTTCTACGCCACCGGAGGCGGCCAGCCGGGCGACAGCGGCCAGCTCTTGTGGGGCGATGGCCAATGCACAATCGCCACAACCGTCAAAGGCGAAGACGGTGCGGTGGTTCTGGTGCCGCAGGAGGGCGGGACGCTGCCGGCCGAAGGGGCCAAAGTTACTCAGGTGCTCGATTGGGACCGCCGCTACGGCTACATGCGGATACATACGGCGCTGCATCTATTGTCAGTGGTGATCCCGCTGAAGGTGACCGGCGGCTCAATCAGCGCGGATAAGGGCCGGCTGGATTTCAATATGCCTGAGGCGCCGCAGGACAAGCAGGCGCTGCAGGACCGGTTGCAGGCCCTGATCGACCGCGATCTGGAGGTGACCGAGGATTGGATCACCGACGCGGAACTGGAAGCGAATCCGCAGCTGGTGAAAACCATGTCCGTCTCGCCGCCGCGCGGGGCAGGGCAGGTGCGCCTTGTCCGCATTGGCTCCGGGGGCACGCAGATCGATCTGCAGCCTTGCGGCGGCACCCATGTGAAACGCACCGGTGAAATCGGCAGAATCCGCCTTGGCAAGGTGGAGAAAAAGGGCAAGCAGAACCGCCGCGTCTATCTGCATCTGGAGTCCTGA
- a CDS encoding DUF3772 domain-containing protein has translation MTPIITALRVALLGLVFAAGLALPALAQLTAESRAYYQDWLKTAERAEQVIDARRASSAALEQLRKKLTDYRQSFLAQRDGNSDRVETLQGQLDALGAAPGEGETEPEDIAALREALNTELDQLQVPRTVSLVAYSRADGLIGEIDKIIRERRTETLLERGPSPLNPEHWGPAARALKRAGQALWNETLAQVASATTFERVRRNLPAILILLLFSGLLIFRGRPWAHSAGDYLRQFGSSGRGVWGFIVSLLQVGLPLLGIIFAVAAVNLAGLTGSRGSFLLDFVPGWAFLILSFHWLGNQLFASKIDNDLIPVQEGRRNITRLMVDVLAVLLVLQDALTKLGEFENISEPAHAVLSFPLILAAALVLLRLHRIGAKRRRQQSAQDEEAEDGAIAAGAGHVFSIARRAIYLLGFISPLLAVLGYVNAAEALVYPAATTLALLAALLVLHRFCGDVYGWLSGKGSEARESLFSVLIGFMLALLALPPLALIWGARIADLTELWSQFLKGFQFGETRISPTAFLTFAVVFATGYALTRVLQGSLRNTLLPKTKIDPGGQNAITSGLGYVGIFLAAVVAISMAGLDLSSLAIVAGALSVGIGFGLQTIVSNFVSGIILLIERPISKGDWIEVGGLMGYVRDISVRSTRIETFDRTDVIVPNSDLISGTVTNYTRGNTVGRVIVPVGVAYGTDPRKVEAILKEVAKGHPMVLLNPAPSVVFQGFGADSLDFEIRAILRDVNWVLSVKSDMNYEIAKRFDEEGIEIPFMQRDIWIRNPEALAQAATPASAGTAFAEAPAAASSAPPPKPDLDDLQQIPDQDADGETDAEK, from the coding sequence ATGACACCTATCATAACCGCTTTGCGGGTTGCTTTGCTGGGGCTGGTCTTCGCGGCCGGCCTCGCCTTGCCTGCGCTGGCTCAGCTGACAGCTGAATCCCGCGCCTATTACCAGGACTGGCTCAAGACCGCTGAACGCGCCGAGCAGGTGATCGACGCCAGGCGCGCCTCCAGCGCTGCGCTGGAGCAGCTGCGCAAGAAGCTGACCGATTACCGCCAAAGTTTCCTGGCGCAGCGGGATGGCAACAGCGACCGGGTTGAGACCCTGCAGGGCCAGCTTGACGCGCTCGGTGCGGCCCCTGGCGAAGGTGAAACCGAACCCGAGGACATCGCCGCCCTGCGTGAGGCGCTGAACACCGAGCTGGATCAGCTCCAGGTGCCGCGCACGGTGTCGCTTGTGGCCTACAGCCGGGCCGACGGGCTGATCGGTGAGATTGACAAGATCATCCGCGAACGCCGCACCGAGACGCTGCTCGAACGCGGCCCGTCGCCGCTCAACCCCGAGCATTGGGGGCCTGCGGCGCGCGCGCTGAAGCGGGCCGGGCAAGCGCTGTGGAATGAAACCCTGGCACAGGTGGCCAGTGCCACCACCTTTGAACGGGTCCGCAGGAACCTGCCCGCGATCCTCATTCTGCTGCTGTTTTCCGGGCTGCTGATTTTCCGCGGCCGCCCCTGGGCGCATTCGGCGGGTGACTACCTGCGCCAGTTCGGCAGCAGCGGCCGCGGCGTTTGGGGCTTCATCGTGTCGCTGTTGCAGGTCGGGCTGCCGCTGCTCGGGATCATCTTTGCGGTGGCGGCGGTGAACCTGGCAGGCCTCACCGGCTCGCGCGGCTCCTTTCTGCTCGATTTCGTGCCGGGCTGGGCGTTCCTGATCCTCTCCTTCCATTGGCTCGGCAACCAGCTGTTTGCCAGCAAGATCGACAATGACCTGATCCCGGTCCAGGAGGGGCGCCGCAACATTACCCGGCTGATGGTCGATGTGCTGGCCGTGCTGCTGGTGCTGCAGGACGCGCTGACCAAGCTTGGCGAATTCGAGAACATCTCTGAACCCGCCCATGCGGTGCTCAGCTTCCCGCTGATCCTGGCCGCTGCGCTGGTGCTGCTGCGGCTGCACCGCATCGGTGCCAAGCGGCGCAGGCAGCAAAGCGCCCAGGACGAGGAAGCCGAGGACGGCGCCATCGCGGCCGGGGCCGGGCATGTGTTCTCAATCGCGCGCCGCGCCATCTACCTGCTCGGCTTCATCTCGCCGCTGCTGGCGGTGCTTGGCTATGTGAACGCCGCCGAAGCACTGGTCTACCCGGCTGCAACCACGCTGGCGCTGCTGGCGGCGCTTCTGGTGCTGCACCGCTTCTGCGGCGATGTCTACGGCTGGCTGTCGGGCAAGGGTAGCGAGGCGCGCGAGTCGCTGTTCTCGGTGCTGATCGGCTTTATGCTGGCTCTGCTGGCGCTGCCGCCGCTGGCGCTGATCTGGGGCGCGCGGATCGCTGACCTGACAGAGCTGTGGTCGCAGTTCCTCAAAGGCTTCCAGTTCGGCGAAACCCGGATTTCGCCCACCGCCTTCCTGACCTTTGCGGTGGTCTTTGCCACCGGTTACGCATTGACCCGGGTTCTGCAGGGGAGCCTGCGCAACACGCTGCTGCCCAAGACCAAGATCGACCCCGGCGGCCAGAACGCGATCACCTCGGGCCTCGGCTATGTCGGGATATTCCTGGCCGCGGTGGTGGCGATCTCGATGGCCGGGCTGGACCTGTCGTCGCTGGCGATTGTCGCCGGTGCGCTGTCCGTCGGCATCGGCTTCGGCCTGCAGACCATCGTCTCCAACTTCGTCTCCGGTATCATCCTGCTGATCGAACGGCCGATCTCCAAGGGCGACTGGATCGAGGTCGGCGGGCTGATGGGCTATGTGCGCGACATTTCGGTGCGTTCCACCCGGATTGAGACCTTCGACCGCACCGATGTGATCGTGCCGAACTCGGACCTGATCTCCGGCACCGTCACCAACTATACCCGCGGCAACACCGTGGGCCGGGTGATCGTGCCGGTGGGCGTGGCCTATGGCACCGATCCGCGCAAGGTCGAGGCGATCCTGAAAGAGGTTGCCAAGGGCCACCCGATGGTGCTGCTGAACCCGGCGCCTTCGGTGGTGTTCCAGGGGTTTGGCGCCGACAGTCTCGATTTCGAGATCCGCGCCATCCTGCGGGACGTGAACTGGGTTCTGTCGGTGAAATCCGACATGAACTATGAAATCGCCAAACGGTTTGACGAAGAAGGGATCGAGATCCCCTTCATGCAACGCGACATCTGGATCCGTAACCCGGAGGCATTGGCACAGGCCGCAACGCCCGCTTCGGCCGGCACCGCCTTCGCCGAAGCCCCGGCTGCGGCCTCATCGGCGCCGCCGCCGAAGCCTGACCTGGATGATTTGCAGCAAATTCCCGATCAAGATGCCGATGGAGAAACGGATGCCGAAAAGTGA